The Candidatus Neomarinimicrobiota bacterium genome contains a region encoding:
- a CDS encoding sulfite exporter TauE/SafE family protein, with the protein MMYAVVMLAALVVAALTLFSGFGIGMLLMPVFALFFPIESAIIMTAVVHLSNNLFKLGIMGKYADWSIVWRFVLPGLVTSALGAYLLTRISVSAPLWTYELNGTREITIVKLVVAILMIFFALLELMPTKEKFKFSKRYIPLGGALSGFFGGLSGHQGALRSAFLLRSISDKTRFIGTGVVCAVVVDLARLTVYGTSISAGTLTIVSDSGGMNLIIAATVTAFIGSFVGSRLMKKVKMIHVRNSVVGMLLLLALLLGTGII; encoded by the coding sequence ATAATGTACGCGGTAGTGATGCTTGCCGCTCTGGTAGTTGCGGCTCTCACTCTCTTTTCCGGGTTCGGAATCGGGATGCTTCTGATGCCTGTCTTCGCGCTCTTCTTTCCCATTGAATCAGCGATAATTATGACCGCAGTTGTTCACCTTAGCAATAATCTGTTCAAATTAGGAATTATGGGTAAGTATGCAGATTGGAGTATCGTATGGCGGTTCGTGTTGCCCGGACTGGTTACCTCCGCTTTGGGCGCTTATCTACTGACGCGTATTTCTGTTTCGGCTCCGCTCTGGACGTATGAGCTGAACGGTACGCGGGAAATCACTATAGTTAAACTTGTGGTGGCGATTCTAATGATATTTTTTGCGCTCCTTGAGCTGATGCCGACTAAAGAGAAATTCAAGTTTTCCAAGCGGTATATCCCGCTCGGCGGGGCGTTATCAGGCTTTTTCGGCGGACTTTCCGGGCATCAGGGCGCGCTGCGGAGCGCATTCCTGCTCCGCTCAATCAGCGATAAGACCCGCTTCATCGGAACGGGTGTCGTCTGCGCGGTGGTTGTGGATTTAGCCCGCCTGACCGTTTATGGAACATCAATATCTGCGGGAACGTTGACGATAGTGTCCGATTCAGGAGGTATGAATCTGATAATCGCCGCAACGGTTACGGCGTTTATCGGTTCATTTGTCGGAAGCAGGCTGATGAAAAAAGTTAAAATGATTCATGTCCGCAACAGTGTGGTAGGGATGCTTCTCTTGCTGGCGTTGCTTTTGGGCACGGGGATTATCTGA
- a CDS encoding phage tail protein: MAKFRLELYDSANSSRELIIPTDDLIFAKMIDELNGDNSLSIGISRDSDSWSMIENRKFIRVVNLDDESYLPFRIKQKQDTRTEKDSPTGFLECEHIKYDMLEEIYPKWTPYVQAEPLTVMNEIMGESSFTVGTISPATKLDVVLNFGSVLELVDDVRERLGSDLIVNNDKSVSILPRGTNRSARLRYTRNLTGIRRNIDTRDLFNVVYPAGGGEPPADIGGDNILDTVSAEHIVESISGATINSHNRLVPSDDSWNNYHFEVTRAVGGVSIGVRREIIDSIAGSQVVITTALSSLTVGDYFKIVADASGTDFNYIRDAASIASHGTVEAAHFNKSIVEARNLLFNPDFSREFVSGIGENWSVVTIGGSFPVAAVTDPNFVRYGSKSQKIEEADVGEGIKQSVILETDSIYSLYVWVYVISGNVKLELNDGVDDQPSASGETAETSIIGVWTQLIVEGITAKTTVGTVKILSNSAQSEFYVDSVMVEKAARLSVPNEFYPISGARLLWDEGFDALQENKTPKTKYIINAVDLYEMDPDAFQYDKIEVGDTILVQDDELGIDISARVQSKKIDLLEPWKTEYEIENFVDRLPKTLRNEARRNSRLNQSVGNLMGRRVDDRRLSNSGLSVNKRELHILG, encoded by the coding sequence ATGGCTAAATTCCGGCTGGAACTGTACGACTCAGCTAACTCGTCCCGGGAGCTCATAATTCCCACTGACGATCTGATTTTCGCGAAAATGATTGACGAATTAAACGGCGATAACTCTTTATCCATAGGCATTTCAAGAGATAGCGACAGCTGGTCTATGATAGAAAATCGCAAGTTTATTCGGGTGGTGAATCTCGATGATGAGAGCTATCTGCCGTTCAGGATAAAACAAAAACAGGACACACGTACGGAGAAAGATTCGCCTACAGGATTTTTGGAGTGCGAACATATTAAATACGATATGTTGGAGGAAATCTATCCGAAATGGACTCCGTACGTTCAGGCTGAGCCTTTGACGGTGATGAATGAGATAATGGGAGAGTCGTCATTTACGGTAGGCACTATCAGCCCCGCCACCAAACTTGATGTAGTGCTGAATTTCGGCTCGGTGCTTGAGTTGGTGGACGATGTGCGGGAACGTCTCGGAAGCGACCTCATAGTCAACAATGATAAATCTGTCAGTATCCTCCCAAGAGGGACAAACCGAAGCGCACGGCTGCGTTATACGCGGAATCTCACGGGCATCAGGAGAAATATTGATACGCGGGACCTTTTCAATGTCGTATATCCGGCGGGAGGTGGAGAGCCGCCAGCGGATATCGGCGGAGACAATATCCTCGATACGGTATCAGCGGAACATATTGTCGAATCCATATCCGGCGCTACCATTAACTCTCACAATCGGTTAGTACCGTCGGACGATTCGTGGAATAATTATCATTTCGAGGTGACAAGAGCGGTGGGCGGAGTATCAATTGGAGTGCGGCGTGAAATAATAGACTCGATTGCAGGAAGTCAGGTGGTGATAACAACCGCTCTGAGCAGCCTGACGGTAGGCGATTATTTCAAGATAGTTGCCGATGCGTCGGGAACGGATTTTAATTACATAAGAGACGCAGCTTCTATCGCATCTCACGGAACGGTGGAAGCGGCTCATTTCAATAAATCCATAGTTGAGGCGCGAAATCTACTATTCAATCCTGATTTTTCACGGGAGTTCGTTTCCGGAATCGGGGAAAACTGGTCTGTTGTCACAATCGGCGGATCATTTCCGGTAGCCGCGGTGACCGATCCAAATTTCGTGCGATACGGTTCAAAGAGTCAGAAGATCGAAGAAGCCGATGTGGGAGAGGGAATAAAGCAATCTGTCATATTAGAAACGGACAGCATTTATTCGTTATACGTATGGGTTTATGTTATATCAGGTAATGTAAAACTTGAACTCAATGACGGCGTTGATGACCAGCCGTCAGCCTCAGGCGAAACGGCGGAAACCTCAATTATCGGCGTATGGACGCAGCTCATTGTTGAGGGGATTACGGCTAAAACAACTGTGGGAACTGTTAAGATACTCTCAAATTCCGCTCAATCGGAATTTTACGTGGATTCAGTTATGGTGGAAAAAGCGGCGCGACTGAGCGTTCCAAACGAATTTTATCCCATCAGCGGAGCGCGACTGCTCTGGGATGAAGGGTTCGACGCTCTTCAGGAGAATAAAACTCCGAAAACAAAATATATCATAAATGCGGTTGATCTTTATGAGATGGACCCGGACGCTTTCCAATACGACAAAATCGAAGTGGGAGACACCATTTTAGTGCAGGACGATGAGCTCGGAATTGACATAAGCGCCCGGGTGCAATCGAAAAAAATTGATCTATTGGAGCCGTGGAAAACGGAGTACGAAATAGAAAATTTCGTTGATAGGCTTCCGAAAACGCTTCGGAATGAAGCGAGACGAAATAGCCGGCTGAATCAGAGTGTTGGCAACCTGATGGGCAGACGTGTGGATGACCGGAGACTGAGTAACAGCGGGCTTTCTGTGAATAAACGCGAATTGCATATTTTAGGGTAA